ATAGGTAGGTAAGTGAATGAGATAGAAAGAAGTGGCAAGTTGTAAGCCAGcagggtggctcagcaggtaaaagcacccaTTACTAAGCCCTACAACCCAAGTCTGCTCCCTGGGACCAACATGGTGGGGAAAATCCAATTCCTGTAAATGTGATCGTCATGCGCACCACATGTTCATAAATAAGTGAATATGTGTAATTTATAGAAAGAGGGTCTGGAGGGAGTACTTGATTGTTGGTCTTGTAGAGGACGCGAATTGGATTCCACATGGTGGCCCACCATCACGTGTATTTTCCAgaaaatctgatgccctgttctggcctccaGGCACACATGTAATACTTGAACACATGTAGGTAAaacctcatacacataaaaataaatcattctttaGAAACAAGCAGGATCTGGGTGCTAGAGACATTTCCTGTGTGCCCCGCCTGAGGAAGGGCCCTTGGTTTGATACCCCAGATCACAGAAGAAAATCCAAGATGATTGCTGACATCAACCTTTGGCTTCTACACAGATGTATCTACacatatgcaaatgcacacaccacacatgaaaATGAGAAATTCATTCCAGAGAGAAATGGAATAGAGAGCcaggttctttgaaaagatgaaCAAAATCGACAAGCCTTTAGTTAGATCAGCAAAGGAAAACAGGAGCTGAGTCTCCAGTTTGGAAGCGGGAGCATTGCTACCAGCTGTGCATCAGTCAAAAGAAGGACTCAGCATCCTCAGAGACCAGCGGTGTGCTCAGCCGGAGCAGGGCTGGAGACCATGGGGAGGCCCGGCCTGGGTGCTTCCTCCGTCACCCTACACAAGGAGCATCTGAACAAGCAGGGGCTGAGACAGCAGGTCacaaggggctggggaagggaggtggAGGCTGGTGTTCAGCGGGTCCAGCTTCTGTCTGGGTGATGGAAACAGGTAGTGGCATTGGTGACACAATGTGTAATTGTCCTGAAAATGGTCCAATTAGCCTAAGACTTGTGTGCCTCCACAGCTTGTTAATTAGCATTTCTCATTGTCTGTGGGGGCAGtgcatgcatggaggtcagaggacaacatggagtcagttctctttccacctttacatggaTTCTGAAATGTCAGGCTTCCGCAGGTGCCACCTGCTGCTCAGTGCCATGCTCACCTGGTTAGCACAATTTTAAGAATTtgacacttgtttttgtttttttgtttttccaagacagggtttctctgtgtagccctggctgtcctggaactcactctgtagaccaggctggcctcgaactcagaaatctgcctgcctctgcctcctaagtgctgggatgaacaCTGTTGCATCCCTCAGAAGATGATGAAATGGAGGCTAACCTGAGATAGACAGCAAAACTCAGGTCTAAAATTAtctcatgggctggtgagatggctcagtgggcaagagcacctgactgctcttccgaaggtcccgcgagttcaaatcccagcaaccacatggtggctcacaaccatccgtaacaagatctgacgccctcttctggagtatctgaagacagatacagtgtacttacatataataaattaataaatcttttttttttttaaagaaactattcaAAGTTATCTCATTTAAAGTAAGTAATTATTCGAAGCTGTAGTTCCTGGGCCCGGCTTCTTGAAAAGCTGGTGGCAGAGGAACCCTTGAGCCCAGCATTTGAGATCAGTGTGGGCAATACTGCAAGACCTAGGTTCCAAACAAAAGCCTCCGTCCCACATCTATGACGAATTTTGTCACAGTTAAGGGACTTCAAAGTCCTTTGTaaaagtgggaggaggaggattaCCTGCAGACATGACAGGGGCCAAGCCCTTCCCTAAGGACAAGACATGCCCACTGACCTCGTTAGGGTTCTGTCCCCTGCTGCACCATGCCTGGGAAAGCCCGAGTGCAGTGCTTAAAGCTGTAGGGTGCCTCTTCCCCTTAGCATCCATGTGGCCCATGAAGCAGGTTCCAGCTTCCTATAGCTGCCTGTGCCTCAGATGGCCCCGCCTCTCTGCCACACACGGCTGCCAGGGCTAGAGGATGCCCCTAATAGATGGGATCTTCCAGGATCTCAGGGAGTTGCTTCTTGCCTGAAAGAGCCTCTCTACTACACTACTACTGCCCCACCCCTGGGTTTTAGAGGGGATGGGCCAAGTGCCTGTCACCACAAATGGGGCGTCCCTCCTTCCTCAGGCTGTTTCAGGAGCAAAGACCAAATATCAGATAGCGAGGGCTGAGGCTTTATTGAAGGACAGCTAATAAGAGCAGGACCCTGGGACCAAGGCTTGTAagactttatttatgtatgtattttatatatacggGTACTTAGTCtgcatgcacatctgcacacCAGTAGATGGAGTCAGACATTGCGAgcagccatgtaggtgctgggaattgaacacaggacctttagaagaacagcgagtgctcttaattcctgacccatctctccagccccagcttatAAGACTTTAGAAGCCAATGGTGGCAGGCATCTGAGCCTCCACAAAGTCGTCTGTAGGTGGGACAGGGGCAACCTGGGAGTCGTCTGTAGGTGGGACAGGGGCAACCTGGGAGTCGTCTGTAGGTGGGACAGGGGCAACCTCGGAGTCATCCTCAGGGGGAGTGAGGGTGTCTTGGTCACCGGTCACTGTGGGCAGCACGTCAAACGTCACAGCCCAGAACTTCAGGAACTTTTCCCTCAGGTGTTCCATCATGGAAGTGCTGGTTATTTTCTTAGTGATGTCCAGGTAGTTGCCATTCTCCAAGGTATAAGGGTACCAGTGTGTGGGCACAGGTGAGTTGCCCATGTTGGGGTCCCTGCAGAGCGAGAAGAGACTGAGCAGGGGCCTgcaaagagactggaggcccatgCTCCTGGACAGCTTGGCCATCCGAGCCAACCTTTCAAGGCTCAGTCATGGTGAGCACGTGCTTGGCCCTGGGGCTGGGTCAGCAGTTCTGCTCATGTGCAAACTAGAAGTTTGCCCAAGTGAGAGAGCAGGCCTACAGGGCCACAGTGACAGAGGAGCCCTCAAATCTGCTGCCCTTGGACCTGGGCTTCACCACACATCTTACCCACTCCTGGCAAAGTTGGTCCAATAGGCGATCATGGCCTTGGAGACAGTCCTGTCTTGGGGCCGGTAGCCCAATGGGGTGGCAAAAGGCTTTCCAAAGACGTACTGGAGGTCATCAGCATGGTCCGCCCCCATCCATTTGGGGTAGATAGGCATCCGTGAAGGGTGGGAGAACAGGTAAGAGTAGGTCTTGGCGCTcctgaaggaagcagagacagctgTGTGGGTAGGGGGCTCCCCTGGGAGGTAGGCCCTAGAGAGAGGCGAGGGCCTGGGGGACCCAAAGACTCATCAAGAAAtgagggttggttggttggtttgtttgattgtttgtatgtataagacagggtctctctgtgtagcctcagctggccttgaacttactgtgtagcccagactggccttaaactcacagagatcttccttctgagtgatgggattaaaagtgtgcgcacgcctttagtcccagcagaggcaggcagatttctgagttcgaggccagcctggtctacaaagtgagttccaggacagctagggctatacagagaaaccctgtctcgaaaaaccaaaaaaaaaaaaaaaatgtgtgccacttgggtgggagagatgactcagaagttaagagNNNNNNNNNNgtgggagagatgactcagaagttaagagcactgactgctcttccagaggtcctgagttcaattcccagcaaccacatggtggctcacagccatctgtaatgggatctgatgccctcttctggtgtgtctgacagctacagtgtactcatataaatacaataaataaatctttgaagaaaaaaaaaagtgtgtgccacGATGCCCAGCTGTGAACTGGAGTTCTTGATAATAAGGGAAAGAAAGGCCGTAGCCCACATCCAATGTTTGTGTCTCCACCTTACAGTATTCAGAAACCTCCTTCTTCCCATAATCCAAGGTCAAGGATCATTTGTTTTCCACCAAAACTCATATTTCTCACATGATTAAACAAGCTGTATGTTTCTATTATACTTTTAACCTTGCCTGATGGGAAGCCCAGAGCTACATTCATTGTTTAGTGAACCAAGAGCACCAGGCAGTCCTCTCATGAGCCTCCCGGGCCAACCCCTTCCCAGAACCTCACTTGGCATGGGCTCTGTGCTGGGCCAGCGCCATCTCCGTGGGGATCAGGAAGAGTACGTCAGTCTCTAAGGCCACCACTGTCTTCTTCATGTCCTCCTGGGACGGGTCCTGGGCCCAGGACTCAGTATAGATGTCAAAGGTGGCTTGGgcccccttcagccccttggcgACAGTGTATCCACTGACTAGCCTGTACAAGTCCTCCCTGCATGGGGACAATAAAACGTGCTGGACTGAGCATGTCTGCCTGTGCTCTCCCCAACACAGCaaccacctctctccctctcaccccctccccactcacTCTGTGACATCCTGCTTGGTCTTGTCGACGGCGGGCACGTCGATGGTAGCAAATATGTGGCCGTCCATGTTGTTAATACCCGCTAAGTAGTCAATGTCAGCAGTGTTGTTGTACAGGTTGATGGGATCATCAGGAATGAAGTCACCATCGATGACAGGGGTGAAGGCCAGGTAGTGCACAAGGGGGTCTGGGTGGGAGAGCCGACAGCTGCTTACACCTTCgtgtgcctgcctcttcttcctcctgggctTTCGTactaacctttcctttccttttgtacctctttccttttctgaccAGACCCAGGTCCCTCAACCCTAGCCCCAGGGACCTTTGGCCACAGTCAGCTAGTGATAGGGGTGACTGCCCTGTATGTGGCATGCTGAACAGTGTGGCACCCCTCTGGGTATGCCAGGCTAAAGCATTCGCAGACTGTCTAATGAGCACATGAAGAGTCCACTGCTCCATAGACCATGGCTGTCTGGTCTGCCTGAGCATCCCTGTGCACTCCCTTTCCTTGTCACACCTCCACCAGGGATGAGGTGGCCTGCTGGCTGCCGTGGGtgaggcctgcctgccttccaggcTTGCCAGCTGGTCTGTGCTCAGCAGGCAGAGACCCTGGCCTTCCTTCAGCCCAGCACAGCCAGGCTTTCTTCAGCGGTTCTCcaaataaaataatctgtttGCATGGCAGAGGTTCTCAGAGGTAAAGTGCCTACCTATCGCGCACAGATCATGCACAGGCTGTGGGTTTGATCTGtggcacagaaagaagaaagatggaaggCGTAAACACTCAGACTGCTAGATTTGCTTTGGAAGGGTAAGCAAAGAAGAACTCCAATATCCTAAGCAGCGGCTGGTTCTACATGTTTGCTGGTGGCAGCTCCAGCTGGGGGAAccaaatatttggaaatttaCAAATGATTGCCACATTTACAAGGAAGCTTAAGAGTTACCATCCAGCAGAGAGGCCCTGGGGCTGGGTCTACACATCTCCCTGAAACTGTGTATGGGTTTCTGCTGTCGGGGACTCATGTTtggcttctctctgtccctccttccctccctccctccctccctccatccgtccgttcctccctccctccctccctccctccctccctccctccctcctttctttctttctttctttctttctttctttctttctttctttctttctttccttccttccttccttccttccttctttctttctttctttctttctttctttctttctttttcttcttcttcttcttctttttttttttttttttttggtttttccgagacagggtttctctgtgtagcgctggctgtcctggaactcactttgtagaccaggctggcctcgaactcagaaatccgcctgcctctgcctcccgagtgctgggattaaaggcgtgtgccacctaccggcttttctttccttttttaaaaaagacagtctcactatgtagctctggctggcccctcactaagtagaccaggcgagctttgaacccacagagatctgcctgtttctgcctcatgaatgctgggattaaaggtgtgcacctggCCATGTATGGCTTCTTAGAAGTCCCTGGAGTACTGGAAGACATCTCTTTACTATCGGGGCCTGCTAAGGGGTAGAGACAGGCCCAGTGTGGCACCTGTCCGTCTTCTTCAGGAACTCAGCCTTGTCCCCCAATGGCCTTCCTCACCCGCCCTACATGCCTCCCACCCAGGAACACTACTCACACTCCTGTTTTTTCAAGGGCACCTTGTAGGCCAGTGTCAAGGCCCGAGGATCTGTGATCTTCAAACACGCAGCCATCTTGCCAGTATCCTCTGTGGGGCATCCCACCTTCTTAGCAGCctagggaaaggcagaggcaggaggttagAGAAGGCCAGCGTCAAGGTTTAGAACGACTGAGGGCAAACAGAAGGTCCAGGGCAGCACTGGGATGGAAAAGGTCCCCCCCTCCTCCCGCTACCTACTCCTGCCCTGCTGTGCTCACCTTTTTGGCCCAGAAAAGTGGGTTCTTCTGGATGACCCAGGGGCTCAGTGCCACACCACTCTGACTGATGGCTCGCCGGATGAGACCCTTGTTGTATGGGGAGAGGGTCTGCAACACCCGGAAGTTCTGTCAACAGGCTGCACCTGGGCCCAGGGCTCCCAGCCACACCCTGCTCTGGCCATTATCCTAGGCCCCATTGGATCCCTCCCTTAACCTTGGGGCCAGACCCCTCCAcacaagagggcaccagacctgCAGAGAGACACTGGCACCTCCAGCAGATTCCCCAAAGATGGTGATGTTATCAGGGTCTCCCCCAAAGGCTGCAATGTTCCTCTTCACCCAGGCGATAGCCATGTGCTGATCTCGAAGACCAAAGTTACCTGAGGGTGAGGGGAGAGCCTTCATCAGGAGGGCCCTCAACTAAAGCTGGAGAAGGTTAGAGATTGGTGAACTAGAGATTAATAGAGTCAATGTGCCCGTCCCCAGGAGGGCAAATGGTGGATCTTCAGGAGGCTGAGCTTAAAGGGGAGTAGCAGCGGGGGCTAGGGGGTAGGTCAGGAAGGTGGGAGGCATGGGAGGCACAGCCACCAGTGGCTGGGCCCGACTCCATCCTGCACGcttcctcctcctgtctgtctttccttcggCATCTTTCCTATTGGTCTTCAGGGCTCAACTTGAATCtctgccatctgtctgtctcttggcCTCTCTCACTTCCCGGtggctgcctcaggctccccTGTCCCATAGTTTAGCTCCCTCAGCTGTTGAGTTAGAGGCTTCTGAAGTGCATCTCTCTGCTGGGCTCAGAGTCCACAGGGTCCTGCGCATTCACTATTCCTGCTCTTACAGTCAGAGGCGCCAACATACCTGGAAGGTTAGCATCCCCAGTGCTAAGGAAGCCCAAGGCTCCAAGACGGTAGTTGAAGGTGACCACAATGACGTTGCCCCGAGTGGCGAGCTCCTCCCCATCATACAGGTAGTTTTTGAGAACATTGGCCCCCTGGCTAGATCCCATGAGGAAGGCACCTCCATAGATCCAGACCATCACAGGCAGGTTTTGGGACACTGAAAGGGGCAGACAGGGACCTCAGACACCAACAGACCCTCTCCCCAGACAGCTCAGTAACCCTGTTGGAGCAGGTGCTCAGGCAGGGCTGTGAGGATCAGCGGTGGGCACCCCCTCCTCGCCTCAGTGCTGATTTCAGGGCTGTAGAGCTTGACGACACCAAATGGAACCCAGACCAGGGCTTGGAgttctgggtgggggtggggtgggattctCTGGGAAACTGGGATCCAtaccctgcttcctgccctggggGACCCAGATATTGAGGTAGAGGCAGTCTTCTTGCCCAAAGGTGTCGTCCTGGGTGATGGTGACCTGTAGGCATCGTTTCTTGAAGTCCTTAGCCTTCAGCGTCCCTACAGTGAGAGAAGGGTGTAAAGAGAACCAACCAGCCAGGGCtggcccagcacccagcacctagcactcagcacccagcacccacctTGCCAGCCAGGGTGACGCTGAGGATTCTCCAGGGTCTTGGCGGTGGCAAAGGGGATGCCCTTGAAGATGTCAACAGAGTCACCACCCAAGAGACTGAGCTTCTTGTTGACGCCCTCCACGAAACCGCCTTCTGTGTACACAGCACCCAACTGTAGGTGGGACAGGGCAGGGTCAGATGGGCTTCTGCATGACTAGCCAGAGTGGCTGGCTGAGTGGGCTCCAGGGTGCCAGCAGgtcctctgccaagtgctggagGGGCTGATGCCCTTTCCTCCCAGACCCTGGCACATCCTCCTTCAGGTATCTGAGGCCACTTCCGCCCGCGTCTGCTAAGCTGGAATGACAGTCTAGATCTCGGCTAAGACCTGGGGCTTCAATTTCCCCATAGGTAACATGGGCCACAGCACCTTCCCCTAAGGCTTGATGGCTGTCAGAGGGAAGGCCTGTCCAACTACAGGCAGTGGTGGATGCTCAGTGCTTCCAGAAGGTTTCTAACATAGCCATAGGTTCCCAagatccttctctccttcccccacctctccccactgCCTTCCtagatgggcatggtggccccATGTCCAGGCCCCATGTCCGGGTCTTCACAGGGCCAATCAGTACTGCTATTTGATGTCTAGCTCAACCAGAGGCCTGGAGTCGGGTCTTTATCTGCCCACTATCCCCGCAAACTGAAGTACAGGGGCTTTTCCACCGCAAGTTGTTTTGTTGAGCCGAGGCTGTTTAACCTCTGTGCAGGGCATGTCCCTTCCTGTCCTGCCTGCATCAGTCCAGGACACATGCAGGAGCAGCTCTGCTTACTTGGCAGTGGTTGATAGGAtggcctcctgcttctcctctgtgCAAGGTTTCAGGTAGGGGGAAGTAGGTGGCCTGTATCTGCAGGCCCAAGCTGGCATCCAGAAGCCCTCTAAGTCCAGGCTGATGGACCCCCTACTATActagataaggaaactgaagagaagAGCCAGGGAGACTACACAGATTATTGGGGCATCTAAGGTTCTTGGTTACTGGGAGGAATCAGGAAGCCAGCTTaggtgtgcatgcgtgtgtgacGCTACCTCTCAGAAGTGTGTCTGTACGGTAGTGGTTGACTTGAGTGCCCTGGACTGGGCCAGATGCAATGATCCTGGCCAGTGGCAGAATGGTGTGCTGGCAGTGGGGCAGTAGGGGGACACTTTcttccaagaaagaaaacaacttccTTCCCATGGCAGGAGCCCTGGACTGAACTACAACTCCCAGGCTCCAGGAGGGGGAGGACGGTCTCCAGggtccaagaaaacaagacatggACTGGAGAACTAAAGCTGCAGAGTTTGAGTGAGTTGCTGGGGCCCTTGTGCAGGGACCTATGCCATCTTCCTGCATTTGTTGAGCTTTCTGTGACTCGTCCTCACACTCCCACCAAGAAGGGTGGTTAAAGGGCAGATGTTACAGGCGCCCCAGAAGAGCTGGTGCAGCCACCTCAGGGCACACATTGGGTAGGTCTCACCCCTTCTCAGAAGAAGCAGGAAATGGAgggcacttgggagccagagccCTGATTTGGAAAAGACATTTCAGGTTCCTATTTAAGAACAGGATGTGGTTGCTGTGTAATGTCAGGCAAGCTGCTtctctgttggggggggggggctctagaaaaagaaaagccagggtcTGTGGGGAGGCTTGCCAGACTTAGGCATACCTGAAACCACAGAGCACTAGTGGGCTTTTAGTATAAATCTTTCAAACAGTGCATGGGACGTCCAATATTTCAAATAGTGTATGGGACATTCTTACGTAAAACTGCTCCTGATGTGAGATTCCAGTGCAGTTTTGCATATTGCACTGGGCTTCATGTGAACAAGACAAACTGGGTGTCTCAGGCAGGGCCAGAGCTTGGAGTGCTAGTGGGCTCGCTGGCCTCTTCGTGACTTTCTGTACTCTTGTCTCCCACCCTCCAGGCTCTGTCCCAGTTCCCAGATCTTAGTGAATGACAGAGGGCTGTAGTCCCTTGTAGGGCTCTGGCTTACCTTTGCAGCACAAGCCACTGCCAAGCAGCAGGTGAG
The DNA window shown above is from Mus pahari chromosome 3, PAHARI_EIJ_v1.1, whole genome shotgun sequence and carries:
- the Cel gene encoding bile salt-activated lipase isoform X1 translates to MGRLEVLVLGLTCCLAVACAAKLGAVYTEGGFVEGVNKKLSLLGGDSVDIFKGIPFATAKTLENPQRHPGWQGTLKAKDFKKRCLQVTITQDDTFGQEDCLYLNIWVPQGRKQVSQNLPVMVWIYGGAFLMGSSQGANVLKNYLYDGEELATRGNVIVVTFNYRLGALGFLSTGDANLPGNFGLRDQHMAIAWVKRNIAAFGGDPDNITIFGESAGGASVSLQTLSPYNKGLIRRAISQSGVALSPWVIQKNPLFWAKKAAKKVGCPTEDTGKMAACLKITDPRALTLAYKVPLKKQEYPLVHYLAFTPVIDGDFIPDDPINLYNNTADIDYLAGINNMDGHIFATIDVPAVDKTKQDVTEEDLYRLVSGYTVAKGLKGAQATFDIYTESWAQDPSQEDMKKTVVALETDVLFLIPTEMALAQHRAHAKSAKTYSYLFSHPSRMPIYPKWMGADHADDLQYVFGKPFATPLGYRPQDRTVSKAMIAYWTNFARSGDPNMGNSPVPTHWYPYTLENGNYLDITKKITSTSMMEHLREKFLKFWAVTFDVLPTVTGDQDTLTPPEDDSEVAPVPPTDDSQVAPVPPTDDSQVAPVPPTDDFVEAQMPATIGF
- the Cel gene encoding bile salt-activated lipase isoform X2 yields the protein MGRLEVLVLGLTCCLAVACAAKLGAVYTEGGFVEGVNKKLSLLGGDSVDIFKGIPFATAKTLENPQRHPGWQGTLKAKDFKKRCLQVTITQDDTFGQEDCLYLNIWVPQGRKQVSQNLPVMVWIYGGAFLMGSSQGANVLKNYLYDGEELATRGNVIVVTFNYRLGALGFLSTGDANLPGNFGLRDQHMAIAWVKRNIAAFGGDPDNITIFGESAGGASVSLQTLSPYNKGLIRRAISQSGVALSPWVIQKNPLFWAKKAAKKVGCPTEDTGKMAACLKITDPRALTLAYKVPLKKQEYPLVHYLAFTPVIDGDFIPDDPINLYNNTADIDYLAGINNMDGHIFATIDVPAVDKTKQDVTEEDLYRLVSGYTVAKGLKGAQATFDIYTESWAQDPSQEDMKKTVVALETDVLFLIPTEMALAQHRAHAKSAKTYSYLFSHPSRMPIYPKWMGADHADDLQYVFGKPFATPLGYRPQDRTVSKAMIAYWTNFARSGDPNMGNSPVPTHWYPYTLENGNYLDITKKITSTSMMEHLREKFLKFWAVTFDVLPTVTGDQDTLTPPEDDSEVAPVPPTDDSQVAPVPPTDDFVEAQMPATIGF